A single genomic interval of halophilic archaeon DL31 harbors:
- a CDS encoding hypothetical protein (KEGG: hvo:HVO_1801 hypothetical protein), with amino-acid sequence MTDRDLDSESLAAALAAFGGTDAERHTVARQAADLAASGKHARDRSHPLTAAVVVDELGDAREGSPAERWNWWMGALEVAYGGYEAFQVRRYPGRGPEP; translated from the coding sequence ATGACGGACCGCGACCTCGACTCCGAATCCCTCGCGGCGGCGCTCGCAGCGTTCGGTGGCACCGACGCCGAGCGGCACACCGTCGCCCGGCAGGCTGCTGACCTCGCGGCCTCGGGCAAGCACGCGCGGGACCGCTCGCACCCGCTGACCGCGGCCGTCGTCGTCGACGAACTCGGGGATGCCCGCGAAGGCTCGCCCGCGGAGCGGTGGAACTGGTGGATGGGGGCACTGGAGGTGGCCTATGGCGGCTACGAGGCGTTTCAGGTCAGGCGCTACCCCGGACGGGGGCCGGAGCCGTAA
- a CDS encoding Quinolinate phosphoribosyl transferase (PFAM: Quinolinate phosphoribosyl transferase~KEGG: hvo:HVO_1804 nicotinate phosphoribosyltransferase): MSKFDIVTEEAITAGRATAAYFERTEEALRHAGKNPHVTCEVTADQFPTGEFELLAGVKDAAHLLEGMPIDADALPEGTLFDGGPVLRLEGNYLDFARHETPLLGFLSHASGIATAALESRVAVPDSRLLSFGTRHVHPAIGVMVERSALVGGVDGFSLIEAGRLLGKDAGGTMPHSLMISFGRGNQEAAWRAFDEAVDEDVPRVALCDTYSDEKDEVVRAVETLGDRLDGIRLDTTGSRRGDFRHIVREVRWELDARDLPQTDILLSGGLTPKELRELRNVADGFGVGSYISNADPVDFALDIVEVDGEPAAKRGKLSGAKEVYRTEDGGHHVGLRGREGPADGEALLEPLIRDGELVREFSIDDAAQRAIEDAARVGFREA, from the coding sequence ATGAGCAAGTTCGACATCGTCACCGAGGAGGCAATCACTGCGGGTCGGGCGACCGCTGCGTACTTCGAGCGGACCGAGGAGGCGCTGCGTCACGCCGGCAAGAACCCCCACGTCACCTGCGAAGTAACCGCTGACCAGTTCCCGACCGGCGAGTTCGAACTTCTCGCGGGCGTGAAAGACGCCGCCCACCTGTTGGAAGGGATGCCAATCGACGCCGACGCGCTGCCCGAGGGGACACTGTTCGACGGCGGCCCAGTCCTGCGGCTGGAGGGGAACTATCTCGATTTTGCTCGGCACGAGACGCCGCTTCTGGGCTTTCTCTCCCACGCCTCCGGTATCGCGACGGCCGCCCTGGAGAGTCGTGTCGCCGTTCCCGACAGCCGACTGCTCTCGTTCGGGACGCGCCACGTCCACCCCGCAATCGGAGTCATGGTCGAGCGCTCGGCTCTGGTCGGCGGCGTCGACGGCTTCTCCCTCATCGAAGCCGGCCGCCTGCTCGGGAAGGATGCCGGCGGCACGATGCCGCACTCGCTAATGATTTCGTTCGGTCGTGGCAATCAGGAGGCGGCGTGGCGAGCGTTCGACGAGGCCGTCGACGAGGACGTTCCCCGCGTCGCGCTCTGTGACACCTACTCCGACGAGAAAGACGAGGTGGTCCGCGCCGTCGAGACACTGGGTGACCGCCTCGACGGCATCCGCCTCGACACCACCGGTTCCCGGCGGGGAGATTTCCGCCACATCGTCCGGGAGGTGCGCTGGGAACTCGACGCACGGGACCTCCCACAGACCGACATACTGCTCTCGGGGGGGCTGACGCCCAAAGAGCTCCGTGAGCTCCGGAATGTGGCCGACGGCTTCGGCGTCGGCAGCTACATCTCCAACGCCGACCCGGTCGATTTTGCCCTCGACATCGTCGAGGTCGACGGCGAGCCGGCGGCCAAGCGCGGGAAGCTCTCCGGCGCGAAGGAGGTCTACCGCACAGAGGACGGCGGCCACCACGTCGGCCTCCGAGGGCGCGAGGGGCCGGCGGACGGGGAGGCACTGTTGGAGCCGCTGATTCGCGACGGCGAACTGGTCCGGGAGTTCAGTATCGACGATGCGGCACAGCGTGCGATTGAGGACGCAGCGAGAGTCGGATTCCGTGAGGCGTGA
- a CDS encoding hypothetical protein (KEGG: hbo:Hbor_04020 hypothetical protein) has product MKLRTLALVCCLVLAGCTAPTPSYGEAPTVPGGPNGPGTDQLGWENGYWYNDSIAVNQSDGLNESELTAFVARTMARVERIRGEEFEQTVPVEVITRAEYRNRSGNRDTTVDSPRERAREQLWEAPLLIGEDRTVGAAFGGLYGGSVLGFYSPSQDRIVIISESETPRIDRVTLAHELVHALQDQRFSLLPGGDSHDEGLARTGVAEGDASYVEQRYEERCGENWSCVERPERTAGAGLADRNLGAYVAIYIPYSDGPSFVHQIRQRGGWDAVNDLYEQPPTSTEQLLHPDSYPDDSPQMVQIPDRSAAGWERYGVRERVGESTLYAMFWFQRGLNRSTLGQETEPYSRYNYVSEVTDCWAGDRLVPYRNGDGNGYVWRLRWESRADARQFASAYQTMLVERLNATEVRAGVYRVPEGPFADAFRVSRDGRTVTIVNAPSVRALSNVHPSPD; this is encoded by the coding sequence GTGAAGCTTCGGACGCTCGCGCTGGTCTGTTGTCTCGTTCTTGCGGGCTGTACAGCGCCGACGCCGTCCTACGGCGAGGCACCGACCGTGCCGGGCGGGCCGAACGGTCCCGGGACGGACCAACTGGGCTGGGAGAACGGCTACTGGTACAACGACAGTATCGCCGTCAATCAGTCCGATGGGCTGAACGAGAGCGAGCTGACCGCGTTCGTCGCGCGGACGATGGCCCGTGTCGAGCGGATTCGGGGCGAGGAGTTCGAACAGACCGTCCCTGTCGAGGTGATTACGCGCGCCGAGTACCGCAACCGCTCGGGCAACCGCGACACGACGGTCGACTCGCCGCGGGAGCGGGCCCGCGAACAGCTCTGGGAGGCCCCGCTGCTGATCGGAGAGGACCGTACCGTCGGCGCCGCGTTCGGCGGGCTCTACGGCGGCTCCGTACTGGGTTTTTACTCCCCAAGCCAGGACCGCATCGTCATCATCTCAGAGAGCGAGACACCGCGAATCGACCGAGTGACGCTGGCCCACGAACTCGTCCACGCGCTGCAGGACCAGCGGTTTTCGTTGCTCCCCGGCGGCGACAGCCACGACGAGGGGCTGGCTCGAACGGGCGTCGCCGAGGGTGACGCCAGCTACGTCGAACAGCGCTACGAGGAACGCTGTGGGGAGAACTGGAGCTGTGTCGAACGGCCCGAACGGACTGCCGGCGCGGGTCTCGCCGACCGCAACCTCGGTGCCTACGTCGCCATCTACATCCCCTACAGCGACGGCCCGTCGTTCGTCCACCAGATACGCCAGCGCGGCGGCTGGGACGCGGTGAACGACCTCTATGAGCAGCCGCCGACCTCGACCGAACAGCTACTCCACCCCGACAGCTACCCGGATGACAGCCCCCAGATGGTACAAATCCCGGACCGCTCGGCCGCCGGCTGGGAGCGCTACGGCGTCCGGGAGCGAGTGGGTGAATCGACGCTCTACGCGATGTTCTGGTTCCAGCGCGGGCTGAATCGCTCGACGCTGGGCCAGGAGACCGAGCCATACTCCCGCTACAACTACGTCTCCGAGGTGACCGATTGCTGGGCGGGCGACCGACTCGTCCCCTACCGCAACGGCGACGGCAACGGCTACGTCTGGCGGCTTCGCTGGGAGAGCCGTGCCGACGCCCGTCAGTTCGCGAGTGCCTACCAGACGATGCTGGTCGAGCGCCTGAACGCTACAGAGGTGCGTGCAGGGGTCTACCGTGTCCCCGAGGGCCCGTTCGCAGACGCCTTCCGGGTCAGTCGGGATGGCCGGACCGTCACCATCGTCAACGCACCCAGCGTCCGGGCGCTGTCGAACGTTCACCCAAGTCCGGACTGA